From Pectinophora gossypiella chromosome 18, ilPecGoss1.1, whole genome shotgun sequence, one genomic window encodes:
- the LOC126374939 gene encoding uncharacterized protein LOC126374939 isoform X1, producing the protein MSIPPLVCSTPPPPDQCEDDKDPEDFDIQYNLSQDDDDDNYDYGNFATFNHFTSNSKPEVPVIAKVVENVKVDDISKTNTNSIENILGTNISSNIKLSVEEETNVEDLDLKIDEESLKTIDVLESKDICVENNQSSEPGEEINIPRDTKSYPAESNEFMIEPPSLDHVEEPPSQVDEIITEDVPVIKPESEEQSHETENEIKPETIEETKLEELEGRTKQLTVDDDNFGDFDDFKFTNPAEKPPTLDICDNPWDNTETTEDDFGDFKANFDSNESSLFSTEVKPEHSKQNIENKVEDSEINDDDGFGDFNDFQSSSAESRVNIEDGESLESQTPVLFLEITDDEDKLMEHINREINNMFEDELPEVEEEFEGKLETQLGVTWGHLLETEVRQPYMVNWNNSVGQKTLLKALCIDSRNILFGPKWSYNMPKYAANLGMAPLQPVKQVAAPSTSQIEGSSADKSTCKAATWSDPFTSDGQQFTYAEALLLDLEHLMATLDQMAHNHSTLKISELLSHARNSETATANPAKDARPADLDVFEASTSSKSDKIFSSTLNVQPIRQISLPDTHIFTPTDSETPRSTTIHYDTSPTVLLPQTLIEPNKSDAAFKSDPNTLPPQSSSKASAVDDEYWEFQDFKGTLNSTTPSATSLAPEKSEAPKTSLNVTHGTQLLQPIKLEPTIPTLNWPDPGQVKETFDDFSDFVSTASLNSQTQSPDVPVTQIASKSVIDYDKPGPSGIVPNVKTASDISDNFEDDFDTFQSALPSTSSINFNFVPVNSKSTATAKPATSPQMAPQTMTDFGYALPKIDNVKSDTISYESIKPQDNLVQNQMSLFPENIETNKTPEFPVMISPQQTTSPSMLGASLLQPTSVASSVTQSQKKSAQILQPLTLESFSQINWPNPGIDLQDLSRFNPVETLHSLKTDLSVNSQSKVSSPVSSHKNVGSSQVAEDDWGDFVSSKPKPQQAMPKKQTTFVDDDEWTDFVSSPSVKPQNGLNTISLNVHTNLSIQKSSKYTGKGNKPPIDIPSLNYITPKSSNHKSYKDRHFQNL; encoded by the exons ATGTCGATTCCTCCACTTGTTTGCAGCACTCCTCCGCCACCCGACCAGTGTGAGGATGATAAAGACCCTGAAGATTTCGACATCCAATACAATT TGTCacaagatgatgatgacgacaaCTATGACTATGGGAATTTTGCAACATTTAACCATTTCACATCTAACAGTAAACCAGAAGTTCCAGTCATAGCTAAAGTGGTTGAAAATGTAAAAGTTGACGACATATccaaaacaaacacaaacagtATTGAAAATATTCTCGGGACCAATATCAGTAGCAACATCAAATTGTCAGTTGAGGAGGAAACAAATGTTGAAGATTTGGACTTAAAAATAGATGAGGAATCTTTAAAAACCATTGATGTGTTAGAAAGTAAAGACATTTGTGTAGAAAACAATCAAAGTTCTGAACCTGGTGAAGAGATAAATATCCCCAGAGATACAAAATCTTACCCAGCAGAGTCAAATGAGTTTATGATAGAACCTCCCAGTTTGGATCATGTTGAGGAACCACCCTCACAGGTTGACGAAATTATTACTGAAGATGTGCCTGTAATTAAACCTGAATCTGAAGAACAGTCTCATGAGACAGAAAATGAGATAAAACCAGAAACAATAGAAGAAACAAAACTTGAGGAACTTGAGGGGAGAACAAAACAATTGACAGTAGATGATGACAATTTTGGAGATTTTGATGACTTCAAGTTTACAAATCCAGCTGAAAAACCTCCAACCCTTGATATCTGTGATAATCCCTGGGATAATACTGAAACAACAGAAGATGATTTTGGTGATTTTAAAGCTAATTTTGATAGTAATGAGAGTAGTTTATTCTCTACAGAAGTAAAACCTGAACATTCCaaacaaaatattgaaaataaagttgAAGATAgtgaaattaatgatgatgatggttttgGGGATTTTAACGATTTCCAGTCATCTTCTGCTGAATCAAGAGTTAATATAGAGGATGGAGAATCGTTAGAAAGTCAAACGCCTGTATTGTTCTTAGAAATAACTGATGATGAAGATAAGCTAATGGAGCATATAAATAGAGAGATAAATAATATGTTTGAAGATGAATTACCTGAGGTTGAGGAAGAATTTGAAGGAAAACTTGAAACACAACTAGGTGTAACCTGGGGCCATTTATTAGAAACCGAAGTTAGACAGCCATATATGGTGAACTGGAATAATTCTGTAGGACAGAAAACTCTACTTAAAGCTTTATGTATAGATTCCAGAAATATT TTATTTGGACCAAAGTGGAGCTACAATATGCCTAAATATGCAGCTAATTTGGGCATGGCTCCTCTCCAACCCGTAAAACAAGTTGCAGCGCCCAGCACATCTCAGATTGAAGGCAGTAGCGCAGACAAATCAACATGCAAGGCTGCCACTTGGAGTGACCCTTTCACATCTGATGGACAACAGT TCACCTATGCCGAAGCCCTTCTACTAGACTTAGAACACCTTATGGCCACCCTAGACCAAATGGCTCATAACCATTCCACACTCAAGATATCTGAATTACTATCACATG cTCGTAACTCTGAAACTGCGACTGCAAATCCAGCAAAAGACGCGAGGCCTGCAGATTTGGATGTATTTGAAGCTTCAACATCAAGCAAATCAGACAAGATATTCTCAAGTACATTGAATGTACAACCTATACGCCAGATTAGCTTACCAGACACACACATATTTACACCTACTGACTCAGAAACTCCTAGGTCTACAACTATTCATTACGACACAAGCCCAACAGTATTGTTGCCTCAGACTCTTatagaaccaaataaaagtgaCGCAGCTTTTAAGAGTGATCCAAATACTTTACCTCCACAAAGTAGTTCTAAAGCTAGTGCAGTCGATGATGAGTATTGGGAGTTCCAAGATTTCAAAGGAACTTTAAACTCAACAACGCCAAGCGCGACAAGCTTAGCGCCAGAGAAGAGTGAAGCCCCAAAAACTTCCCTTAACGTCACTCACGGAACCCAGCTGCTACAGCCAATTAAGCTAGAACCTACGATACCTACACTCAACTGGCCAGACCCTGGACAGGTTAAAGAAACATTTGACGATTTTTCGGACTTTGTTTCCACTGCTTCTTTAAATAGTCAAACACAATCACCAGATGTGCCTGTAACACAAATAGCGAGTAAATCTGTAATAGATTACGATAAACCAGGTCCTAGTGGCATAGTGCCTAATGTGAAGACAGCAAGTGATATAAGTGATAATTTCGAGGACGACTTCGATACATTCCAATCGGCATTGCCTTCCACGAGTTCTATAAATTTCAACTTTGTTCCTGTTAACAGTAAAAGTACTGCAACAGCTAAACCAGCCACTTCGCCACAAATGGCGCCTCAAACAATGACTGATTTCGGCTATGCACTTCCGAAAATTGATAATGTTAAGTCTGACACCATATCATATGAAAGTATTAAGCCACAGGACAACCTAGTGCAAAATCAAATGAGTCTCTTCCCAGAAAATATAGAAACTAATAAAACGCCAGAATTTCCTGTTATGATATCACCGCAACAAACCACAAGTCCGTCTATGTTGGGCGCGAGCTTATTGCAACCGACGTCTGTGGCGTCCAGTGTAACACAAAGTCAAAAAAAATCTGCACAGATTCTACAACCGTTGACGTTAGAAAGCTTTTCGCAAATCAATTGGCCAAATCCAGGCATAGATCTGCAGGATTTGTCTAGGTTCAATCCTGTTGAGACACTACATTCTTTGAAAACTGATTTGAGCGTAAATAGTCAAAGCAAAGTTTCGTCACCTGTTAGCAGTCACAAGAATGTAGGTAGTAGTCAGGTGGCAGAGGACGACTGGGGAGATTTCGTGTCGAGCAAGCCGAAACCACAACAAGCCATGCCAAAGAAACAGACAACATTcgttgatgacgatgaatggACAGATTTCGTCTCGAGCCCTAGCGTCAAACCACAAAATGGTTTGAATACAATCAGTTTAAATGTACACACAAACTTAAGTATACAGAAGTCCAGTAAATATACTGGGAAAGGCAACAAGCCGCCGATTGATATCCCGAGTTTAAACTACATAACACCAAAGTCGAGCAACCACAAGTCATATAAGGACAGACACTTCCAAAACTTATAA
- the LOC126374939 gene encoding uncharacterized protein LOC126374939 isoform X2, whose amino-acid sequence MSIPPLVCSTPPPPDQCEDDKDPEDFDIQYNLSQDDDDDNYDYGNFATFNHFTSNSKPEVPVIAKVVENVKVDDISKTNTNSIENILGTNISSNIKLSVEEETNVEDLDLKIDEESLKTIDVLESKDICVENNQSSEPGEEINIPRDTKSYPAESNEFMIEPPSLDHVEEPPSQVDEIITEDVPVIKPESEEQSHETENEIKPETIEETKLEELEGRTKQLTVDDDNFGDFDDFKFTNPAEKPPTLDICDNPWDNTETTEDDFGDFKANFDSNESSLFSTEVKPEHSKQNIENKVEDSEINDDDGFGDFNDFQSSSAESRVNIEDGESLESQTPVLFLEITDDEDKLMEHINREINNMFEDELPEVEEEFEGKLETQLGVTWGHLLETEVRQPYMVNWNNSVGQKTLLKALCIDSRNILFGPKWSYNMPKYAANLGMAPLQPVKQVAAPSTSQIEGSSADKSTCKAATWSDPFTSDGQQSRNSETATANPAKDARPADLDVFEASTSSKSDKIFSSTLNVQPIRQISLPDTHIFTPTDSETPRSTTIHYDTSPTVLLPQTLIEPNKSDAAFKSDPNTLPPQSSSKASAVDDEYWEFQDFKGTLNSTTPSATSLAPEKSEAPKTSLNVTHGTQLLQPIKLEPTIPTLNWPDPGQVKETFDDFSDFVSTASLNSQTQSPDVPVTQIASKSVIDYDKPGPSGIVPNVKTASDISDNFEDDFDTFQSALPSTSSINFNFVPVNSKSTATAKPATSPQMAPQTMTDFGYALPKIDNVKSDTISYESIKPQDNLVQNQMSLFPENIETNKTPEFPVMISPQQTTSPSMLGASLLQPTSVASSVTQSQKKSAQILQPLTLESFSQINWPNPGIDLQDLSRFNPVETLHSLKTDLSVNSQSKVSSPVSSHKNVGSSQVAEDDWGDFVSSKPKPQQAMPKKQTTFVDDDEWTDFVSSPSVKPQNGLNTISLNVHTNLSIQKSSKYTGKGNKPPIDIPSLNYITPKSSNHKSYKDRHFQNL is encoded by the exons ATGTCGATTCCTCCACTTGTTTGCAGCACTCCTCCGCCACCCGACCAGTGTGAGGATGATAAAGACCCTGAAGATTTCGACATCCAATACAATT TGTCacaagatgatgatgacgacaaCTATGACTATGGGAATTTTGCAACATTTAACCATTTCACATCTAACAGTAAACCAGAAGTTCCAGTCATAGCTAAAGTGGTTGAAAATGTAAAAGTTGACGACATATccaaaacaaacacaaacagtATTGAAAATATTCTCGGGACCAATATCAGTAGCAACATCAAATTGTCAGTTGAGGAGGAAACAAATGTTGAAGATTTGGACTTAAAAATAGATGAGGAATCTTTAAAAACCATTGATGTGTTAGAAAGTAAAGACATTTGTGTAGAAAACAATCAAAGTTCTGAACCTGGTGAAGAGATAAATATCCCCAGAGATACAAAATCTTACCCAGCAGAGTCAAATGAGTTTATGATAGAACCTCCCAGTTTGGATCATGTTGAGGAACCACCCTCACAGGTTGACGAAATTATTACTGAAGATGTGCCTGTAATTAAACCTGAATCTGAAGAACAGTCTCATGAGACAGAAAATGAGATAAAACCAGAAACAATAGAAGAAACAAAACTTGAGGAACTTGAGGGGAGAACAAAACAATTGACAGTAGATGATGACAATTTTGGAGATTTTGATGACTTCAAGTTTACAAATCCAGCTGAAAAACCTCCAACCCTTGATATCTGTGATAATCCCTGGGATAATACTGAAACAACAGAAGATGATTTTGGTGATTTTAAAGCTAATTTTGATAGTAATGAGAGTAGTTTATTCTCTACAGAAGTAAAACCTGAACATTCCaaacaaaatattgaaaataaagttgAAGATAgtgaaattaatgatgatgatggttttgGGGATTTTAACGATTTCCAGTCATCTTCTGCTGAATCAAGAGTTAATATAGAGGATGGAGAATCGTTAGAAAGTCAAACGCCTGTATTGTTCTTAGAAATAACTGATGATGAAGATAAGCTAATGGAGCATATAAATAGAGAGATAAATAATATGTTTGAAGATGAATTACCTGAGGTTGAGGAAGAATTTGAAGGAAAACTTGAAACACAACTAGGTGTAACCTGGGGCCATTTATTAGAAACCGAAGTTAGACAGCCATATATGGTGAACTGGAATAATTCTGTAGGACAGAAAACTCTACTTAAAGCTTTATGTATAGATTCCAGAAATATT TTATTTGGACCAAAGTGGAGCTACAATATGCCTAAATATGCAGCTAATTTGGGCATGGCTCCTCTCCAACCCGTAAAACAAGTTGCAGCGCCCAGCACATCTCAGATTGAAGGCAGTAGCGCAGACAAATCAACATGCAAGGCTGCCACTTGGAGTGACCCTTTCACATCTGATGGACAACAGT cTCGTAACTCTGAAACTGCGACTGCAAATCCAGCAAAAGACGCGAGGCCTGCAGATTTGGATGTATTTGAAGCTTCAACATCAAGCAAATCAGACAAGATATTCTCAAGTACATTGAATGTACAACCTATACGCCAGATTAGCTTACCAGACACACACATATTTACACCTACTGACTCAGAAACTCCTAGGTCTACAACTATTCATTACGACACAAGCCCAACAGTATTGTTGCCTCAGACTCTTatagaaccaaataaaagtgaCGCAGCTTTTAAGAGTGATCCAAATACTTTACCTCCACAAAGTAGTTCTAAAGCTAGTGCAGTCGATGATGAGTATTGGGAGTTCCAAGATTTCAAAGGAACTTTAAACTCAACAACGCCAAGCGCGACAAGCTTAGCGCCAGAGAAGAGTGAAGCCCCAAAAACTTCCCTTAACGTCACTCACGGAACCCAGCTGCTACAGCCAATTAAGCTAGAACCTACGATACCTACACTCAACTGGCCAGACCCTGGACAGGTTAAAGAAACATTTGACGATTTTTCGGACTTTGTTTCCACTGCTTCTTTAAATAGTCAAACACAATCACCAGATGTGCCTGTAACACAAATAGCGAGTAAATCTGTAATAGATTACGATAAACCAGGTCCTAGTGGCATAGTGCCTAATGTGAAGACAGCAAGTGATATAAGTGATAATTTCGAGGACGACTTCGATACATTCCAATCGGCATTGCCTTCCACGAGTTCTATAAATTTCAACTTTGTTCCTGTTAACAGTAAAAGTACTGCAACAGCTAAACCAGCCACTTCGCCACAAATGGCGCCTCAAACAATGACTGATTTCGGCTATGCACTTCCGAAAATTGATAATGTTAAGTCTGACACCATATCATATGAAAGTATTAAGCCACAGGACAACCTAGTGCAAAATCAAATGAGTCTCTTCCCAGAAAATATAGAAACTAATAAAACGCCAGAATTTCCTGTTATGATATCACCGCAACAAACCACAAGTCCGTCTATGTTGGGCGCGAGCTTATTGCAACCGACGTCTGTGGCGTCCAGTGTAACACAAAGTCAAAAAAAATCTGCACAGATTCTACAACCGTTGACGTTAGAAAGCTTTTCGCAAATCAATTGGCCAAATCCAGGCATAGATCTGCAGGATTTGTCTAGGTTCAATCCTGTTGAGACACTACATTCTTTGAAAACTGATTTGAGCGTAAATAGTCAAAGCAAAGTTTCGTCACCTGTTAGCAGTCACAAGAATGTAGGTAGTAGTCAGGTGGCAGAGGACGACTGGGGAGATTTCGTGTCGAGCAAGCCGAAACCACAACAAGCCATGCCAAAGAAACAGACAACATTcgttgatgacgatgaatggACAGATTTCGTCTCGAGCCCTAGCGTCAAACCACAAAATGGTTTGAATACAATCAGTTTAAATGTACACACAAACTTAAGTATACAGAAGTCCAGTAAATATACTGGGAAAGGCAACAAGCCGCCGATTGATATCCCGAGTTTAAACTACATAACACCAAAGTCGAGCAACCACAAGTCATATAAGGACAGACACTTCCAAAACTTATAA